The Solanum lycopersicum chromosome 2, SLM_r2.1 DNA window ggacatatatgattcttctatcaaatttcaaagtatattttgatttttttcatacataaattattttttgacttcttttattatcattatttgaattttttattcttattttgttttttttctttcattccttagtttaaagaataaacaattaaactattttttgtgtgtgtattgtaatttaatttcgtattcgaagaaaaaatttggtcatctacaataagttttacaagaatattagtgaaacataaataaatttgattatcaaaataataattataaattagtcattgaaataaaaaaaagtcaaaaaaaatatgtttgacgaggattaaatttactcatatgggattatattttttagaaaaaataataaaaatttagattaaaattattatttttttcatttccattagaggaaaagggtatatgtgagctatttgtttacaaataggggtatatatgcgccactttcataacaagggatatatcagctctatatgacaaagttgaggggtatatcaaacCCTTTTCCCATTTACAATTAGTGTGCATGCTGTAGGTATATATTTGCCAAGGAGTATATAATATTGTATTACTCATTGATTGATGATGAATTCATGAGATTAGTGCAATTgatagaaaaaaagagaaactatTCGATTCTCTTAAATTTgacatgaattaattattttcttaataggtatGTCAATTTAAAAGCgtacaaataaaagtaaatataaattaattatttttttaatagatatatCAATTAAAAAGTTTACAAATAAAAAGGGACAAAAAAGTATGATTTACTCTTTTAGACAATTTATTAGTAATATAAACAAAGTTCAATTTATGCATATGTATTTTAAACAATATGACTAAATTATCTTTGTCATGTAAAAGAATtagtaagaagaaaaaatggttAATGTAAACGGCAAAATTGggcataattaatttaatggtGACTCGGTCGTTGACTTGCATTTGAGATTGTCATTGACACCATCACATAAACTTCAACTATCAGCTAAATTAGGAAACCACACTGTAAAATCCCAGCAATTTACAGTTGAAAATTTTGGCGCATTAtatcttataatataatatgaaggAATCAACAACAATATTAGTAGCTTTTCCCTAAATTCCACCGCTTTTTGTCAAAAGTTTCAACTTTGCTCTAAAAATCAAGATTTCTCCTTTTGAATGATGGTAGCAATTTAGTATTGAGctgagaataagaagaaagtgtAAAAATTGATGGGGAATTGTTTTGGATCAGAGAATCTTGATCCTAATCCTAGTAACAAAAGCAACTCATCAACTAGACCTTCTACCCCAGGTACACACAAACATACTACCGTTTTCTCTTTGTAGGTTAAAAGGTTTGTTCTTTTTAGGAATGATTTTGTTCGAATTCCCAAATGGGGTTTTGCTTTTGCTATTTATGGGGAAAATTTTGGACTCTTTCTTGATTTTCTGTATGTCAAATATTCTACTCTTCTCTCTTTGTTGAGTCTATACTAAAGGACCCAAAATGGCTTCTGTTTCATTTTCTTGGCAATCAGAACTTTTGTTAGGACTAGTTGACCATAATTTAGAGGAGTAATTTATGTTGTTTGTAGTTTTTGGTAAAGCCCCTTTCAGATTTCATAGCTTTTAGCTTAATTGGGAGTAAAAAGACTAGATTTTTGGGATGTATTTTTTGTGCAGATACATCAAAGAACTACAGTGGTGGTGTTGGATTTTCGACTAGTAGTAGTACTGGGCGTAGCCGTTTTTCAGCAGCTGCAAGCGAGGATTCATGTTCGAATGGAGAAATATTGCCTACTCCAAATTTGAAGACTTACAGTTTTTCTGATCTGAAGGCTGCCACAAGAAATTTCAAGTCTGATACAGTTTTGGGGGTGGGAGGCTTTGGGACTGTATTTAAAGGATGGGTCGATGAGAAGACGCTTACTCCAACTAAAGTTGGAACTGGGATGGTTGTTGCCATCAAGAAGTTGAACTCAGAGAGCATGCAGGGATTTGAAGAGTGGCAGGTATGAGAACTTTTGATACAATTTATAGGCATTTATTCTTTGCAGAATGTTGGACCTTCTTGGTGGAAGAAGCCAATAGTTTGACCTTTTTTGTTGGAGAAAGATCTTTCATTACACAAACTAGGAAAATGCCCATCAATGCAAAATGCATAAGCTACCTTGTTGCTGATCATTCAGGGACAATTATGTGGCATTGGTTGTTAAATATGCTGAATAATTTGGGTATCCTGTTTTTGGTTAACTATTATGTATGAAACATTTTCAGTTTATGTTCGTTAGTCAAGTAAAACCTGTAGTTAGACAGGCAAGTCAATGATTAGACAGTGTCTCTGTAACAAACTAGGATTGCCTCTTACATGGCTGAACTCTTTGATGAAGTTGAATGAATAAACTACTAAAGTGATATAAAAATGTATGTATTGATACATCTTTATAGGGGATTCAATCTTGAAGCAGTTATTGATACAGTTTTCAAGCTGAAAACACAGATATTGATCTTGTTAGTTCACATTGTGTACTGATTATACACAATTACTTGCTGAATGTAAAGTCCTCTGTTGGTTTGATTTGAGTTCATATTTCTCCATTTACATCCCAACGATACAGATAAAAAGTATGAGCAAAACTTTTGTAGTTTGCATAGCTATCTATACACAGATTTGTGAAATAATTTCTCATCTTGTTAGATTTGAGCTAACAATATCATATAATGTGTCAAACTTCCTCTCTTACTCCTAATCACACACTTTGAGCAATGAGTACTTATCTGCTTCCTGTTATAATACTACTTTGGTTTTTGTTGTTGAAACAATTTCTAGCAACTTCAAGTTAACTTGTTGCTGAACAGATTTTCTGCAACTGTATAGTGGCCCAATATTTAATTGATGTCTACAGGTAATTGTAGTGTGCAGAGATATGAATAGTATAAGAGCTATCTGGCGATTTATATTGAAGGCCTCTCCAAAATTGTGGTGTCAGACTTAGCAAATTTTATATCAGATAGGTAGTTTGTTGAGTGGATGAGGAAGAATACAGCCTCTGAACATCCAACATCCAGCCAACTCaggaaaaaaatgaactattataaaaaattgacCCATATTTGGAATATGATTCGAAAAAAGATCAAGGGTTTCCATATGTATTATTGTTGCGATCTATACTAAGCAAGTGTACGTGGTCGACAAGTATTATTCCTATGAAGACTTATAACTAACTTCAGACTAAATTAAGCTGTTACTAACATCAATTGTGTCAGCTGTCACGGCCATTCCTGAAGTTGCGATGGGTGTACCTTCCTCTTTTAGAGAGAGACGTACTGTTTAGTTATTTAGGTTTCTTATTTAGCTATCAGGAGCGTGTACTTGAACTTTTCAATATTCTTGTTTTGTTTATCAACTAACTTCTGAATTGCTAGTTCACTTTAGAACtttatattatttgtcataTATAGACTATAGTTAGATGCTTTAGCTAACACTCCTAATCTTTCAATTAACTGCAGGCAGAAGTTAACTTCTTAGGAAGGCTTTCACACCCAAACCTTGTTAAATTGTTGGGATATTGTTGGGAAGACAAGGAACTGTTACTTGTATATGAATTCATGCCAAAGGGAAGCTTGGAGAACCATCTTTTCAGAAGTAAGAAGTTCTGTACTAGAGTTTCAACCGAAACAAGGTTAATAATGATATGATGCACTGATCTCTGTTATGTTGCTTTGCAGGGAGCACAGCTATTGAACCACTTTCTTGGGAGTTGCGGCTCAAAATTGCCATAGGAGCGGCACGAGGTTTAGCTTTTCTACATTCTTCAGAAAAGCAGATCATTTACAGAGATTTCAAGGCCTCCAATATACTTCTCGATGGGGTACAATCTTTTGACTTGCGATTCATTTGGTAGGCCAGTATTCTAAAACAATATAACAATAAGAGAATAATGACAAACAAAAGCTAGATTCAAGAGTCAGCTACTACATTGGTTGAACCAGTGGTGAAGATACCCTTTAGTAATGTGGGTAATCCGACACCGTTTTGCACAATTCTTTGTTAACAAGTTGACTAAATTTGTATATGTACAGTAGGTCGGTCCTACTTGTAAAGTATGCGAGGCAATTATATATTTTGGTACACAAAGTGATGTCTTAAAACTCACAATCCCAGACCTAAACCCACTCACAAACCGAATAGTTACTAACTGATCTCTCTTAAAATCATGCATATGCCATTGCCCCTAGGTTTTGGCCTAGTGCTAAGAGCATAGAGCAAGGTGTGTGTTAGGCGCACGTCATTCGTTCAAACCTTGTACTAGACAAAAGCTTGGTATGCTCAGTATTTGAGTGAAGGTAGAGGGGTACCCATCAAGCTTCGAACCATGCAGCACTGTTCCTTGGGAATTTCttgattatcaaaaataaaataatatcctgCATATGCAAATTACTTTGACATATACTTGTTTCATATCCAATGCACTTGATACATCTTGTTATTAGCTTGTAATTTGGGTCAGTGGTAGTTTGATTGccattgtttgtttttattttctctgTTTGGAGTACAGGTATGTGACTCTACTATAGCTTAGTGCATATCCCTTACGtttcctttatctttttttacttACTTTCACATAATTGAAACATGAGCAAGACCTAGAATCGGCTGGATTTCTGAAATTAATTATCTATTATATGTTGGTCTTTGGAGGATTCTCTTTCCATATGGTTCCCCAGTATTTCTCAAGGAGGCTGTGAGTTTATGTGATGATATGAGTAATAATACTGAACTTGAACGTTTTGTTCTGTTTAATATCATCAAAATCCCTTATCTGATCTCATATTGTTTTTCCTTTTCCGATGGAACTAAATGAAAGTACAAGTACGTTTTTCTTCAATAGATTTTCCTCCTTTCCAACTTTTATGTACATCTGCATAAGGgccaaattttatgtttttcttcaatAGATTTTCCTCCTTTCCAACTTTTATGTACATCTGCATAAGGGCCAAATTTTGAAGGTCTTCTATTTTTCTGTTTGCAGAGTTACCATGCAAAGTTATCCGATTTTGGCTTAGCTAAAGTTGGGCCTTCAGCTGGGAACTCACATGTGACTACTCGTATCATGGGAACATATGGTTATGCTGCTCCTGAATACATTGCAACAGGTGAGCAATAATTTCGAGCTGTTGTCCCATTACATTTTAAGATATACATATCAAATTATGAGTGTAATTCCAGCCATTTTATCTCAAAAAGTGATTCCATATTCTGGATATTCAATGGGCGAGACTCGCAAGTGACTTGAAGGTTTAGCTGTTTGAACTCGAGGTTGCTTGtttttcaataagaaaataacCCGTAGTGCTTTATGAAACTAATTGCATTCGCTTGTTTGATAGATTTGTCTCAACTTTCAATTCGAAGTGGCTCTCTGTGTGCAACAAATATAACTTGCAGAAACTAGAACTTCATtatttcttcataaaatttcatTGTAGTATCTATGTTTTCAATGTCTAACATTTTTCACGCTCTCCCGCATTGGCTCGGATTCAGTACCTAAATAGATTTGCACATCTATTAAACCACCAGTAATATTTTGATCACCATTATGCTATATGCATTAAATTGCATAAATATATGTACATCTGGTTTGGCCGTGTGCAGAGTAAGCGAGACTACCTTGAAAGAGAAAGCTCGATCCCAGAAACATTTGCAGTATAATGTGTTAATCCAAGGATTCTTGTCATGTCAACAGGTCATCTGTATGTAAAAAGTGATGTATATGGATTTGGTGTTGTCTTGCTTGAGCTGTTAACAGGCTTACGAGCACTTGACACAAAACGACCTGGCGGACAGCATAATTTGGTGGACTGGATGAAACCGATGCTTTCTAACAAAAGGAAGCTGAAGTCCATTATGGACGCCCGAATGGAAGGCCAATATAGTTCAAAGGCAGCAATACTTACTGCTCAGCTTACTATAAAATGCCTAGAAGGAGAACCTAAGAAGAGGCCTTCTATGAAAGAAGTAGTGGAAGTATTGGAACAAGTTGAATTGATAAAGGAGAAATCAAAACCTTCCAAAAGCAAATCCGAGTCTTCATCTCATCGATACAAGCAGTCACCGAGAAGTTATCCTTCTCCACGTGGTGCAAGCAACCATGGATCCGGAGCCGGATCTGGAAGATGACAGGTACAACTGGAAAGGCAAACGCGAGCTGCTGAAAAATGAGTTTGTTTATACatttaattgtattgaatttgtTGTAGTCCAATTTGGTTTAATCATTGTTTTGGATTAcaaattttgtaaaattgtCTGTCACATCTGTACTCCATGGGAATAAATGTATTTCTATCGTTTATAAGAAAACTGATTTCATTTGTGGAAGGTATGATTACAGCTAAGATTAACAGGCAGTCCAGCCTGTTGAAATGTAAATTTGTGTAAGCCAAAAGCTCTTGTAAGGCTCCATATGATATCTGAATTTGAATGCtatatgaatattaagatgttgtattaagttttgaaaattaattaatttaaatagtttgttttctcaatatttgaacagaataaagtttttttttaatagaaaattactaaatgtaaaatatatatatatatttcattcgTTCGCTGCTCCAGTCCCtaaggtcgtgggttcgattcccacgcctcgcgattttcttccttcttattttcccttttctctCGCGCGTACctggaggttgtgggttcgaatcccacgcctcccatttatttgatgaattaatTTCCTCCTCCTCTTTCCCCAAGGTCGCGAGTCCGACTTTCCCCAACcccatttttcttttcctttcacgCGAAAAGCAGTGGCCAGAGGTTCGATTCCCCCTagcctcttttcttttcccttttttcttttctccctcgCGATAACCAGCCGCTAAGGGGTTCAATTCCCCTTagcccttttttttcttcagccTTCTCAACATGTGAGGTCTTGGCTTCAATTCCcattgacctcacttatttatttcctttttttacaAATTCAGAATTTAGCCTTATGGGAGGGTATGGAAtctggatttttttttaattcttcacTCATTTTTAGTCACCTCTTTCATGAGTTTACTTAGCTAAAAGAGTGGTTTCAACccatcatttttcattataatgaaCACCACATTACACACACattacacacataaaatacaccaaaaacacATGAACATTCGATCCCAAAACAATGGCTAAAGCCACTGCCCACAATGCACACACAacaccaaatttttttgttacattttgAATATCGTTTTCGCAATTTCCCTCACATAAAACATGttcacaattaatataaatacatcattcatgcctaaatctagcagcacaacatacccatcctacaaattcgTTTGAGAGATAATGACAAGGACATACAAAGgagaacaaccttagttttcaaGACTTGAGAATTGTTCAAAGGAaaatactcttggagaaagaattcctggagagaaacccataccttttgacGTTGTTCGAGCTTGAAGTTGCTGCCCAAACTTGTCTCCAAACCAAAACCACGCCCAATTCACCTAAAGTTCCACCACCAACTCGACGGAAATCTCCCTTGCCTTAACGTTTTTGATTAACTTGCTTCCTTAGACTTTTTAGTGAGTTCTTCCAGCgggaagaatttttttttaaaagtttctaTTTCTTCACGTTAATTGGCAGAGAGAACAAGAgagtttttttttgaatgttGAGAGGTGATAAACGTGATTAGGAGAATGTTAACATAGGTTTAGGAGTATtaattcaagacttagtcaacataggatttaattaaattaatacaaatctgatttattttaattaatacgtgaaaggaccattatgccccTTAAAATTgtagatttttaaataataattaaataagcttATGTACCTATTTATTCGATTTTTAGGATTGttacaatttcttcttctttgatctcTTGAAACAAGAAAGTTATGATATagtctttaaaatataatgCATTCTCAATTATTAAatgctttcttctttttttgctaTTAAAACATTATGACTGAGATTGTAAATGATGCAGTTGAATTTCGTGATCCTGCTTTTCAGGGTAAGCCTAATGAGAAGAACAAAGGAAGCTTGTGATCCTGCTTTTCAGGGTAAGCCTAATGAGAAGAATAAAAGGAAGCGTAAGCGAAAGAGTATTCGAGTAGACAACCAGAAGCTATTACGTGCTGCTAGAGGTCGTAAGGCTTTACATTTTTCTTAGATACTGAACTGTGAACAATGAGGTATATGATTTACCTATTTATCTATTAGTTGAGGTAATACTGTGCTTTTTCTGGCAGTGGGTCCTGTATGCAAGCGAAGAATCATAGATCTTTTAATTGAAGGCCTGAACAAAAACATTCTGGTTATAACATCAGTAGAGTGCTTAGTTAAATATGAGTATCAAACTCCAGTGTAAGTTACGTCATTTTCTTAACTGATGGCCGTAACAGGACAATTGATCATTCTCAGCATTTCCTTTGAAAGTGCAAGTCTGTTCAGCCCTACTTTATGCTTAAATACTTATTTCTGAATGTGTATACTTATTCCACAGATACTATATGCTCAGTGATGGTCAGATGAATAGTTTTTATACTTACAGTGTCCGGCATACAGAAAGAAACAGTAAGCACTACTTTATGTTGTTTTAATGTTTCTTGGTTCATTTATCTATTAAGATCTCAATTCCTATAAAAAGAACTAGTCTAGTGAAGTAGAGTATCTTCGAGAAACCGCGATAAGAATGAACAAATAAATTTCAAGTATTGACACGTTAATTTTCTTCTAAACTGCTGCGGCACTACATGCCTAAAAACTAAGTGAAGGATCTTTCCTCCCTTTTGTCACTTCTTGGATGAAAATTAGATGAAGGGGAGGCACCTCACGTCTTTAATACGTAATCAAACACTAAAGATAAAGATAGAATAGTTATGTGAGTTAGCATTTCTTGTTTCCTGTATGATACTATCAAACACTATTTTTATCCTGATTTTCTCATTCATCCATACTAACAAATTGTTGATTGAATGAAACCTAAGTAATATGGGAGTATTGAAGAATAAGAAGACAACTGAAATGTGTTGTTGCTTTTATTAATCTCAAACTGAATGAATGAGAAAAATGATATATCAGCTTACAGTGctaacatgtatatatacaattacattgTAACTAACTAACAACTAATGAACCAATAGGATACTGACAACTGGATAACAAATTTAGCACAATAATAACTAACTAAGCAATACTCAACTAACTACTAATTAACTCTTAGCAACACTCTtatcatactcttcaatacccCCCTTCAAGCTAGGAGATATGAAGATGTTCTTCATGCCTAGCATGGATACAAGATATTCATGTTGCAAACGACAAAGACCTTTATTCAACACATCAGCAAGTTGCTCCGTAGTGGCCAAATGTTGAATGAAGACAATACCTATTTGAATCTTCTCCCtaacaaaatgacaatcaatgtcaatgtgTTGGGTCCTCTCATGGCAGACAGGATTGGATGCAATCTGAATGGCAGCAATGCTATCACTATGTATAACAACAGGTAAGGTAAGAGGCATATCCAATGCACGAAAAAGACCAATTATCCATGTAACTTCTGCAACAGTGGAAGCCATGCTTCTATATTCTGCTTCTGCAGAACTCTTGGAGACAGTGGATTGCTTTTTTGACTTCCAAGAAAAGTAAAGAGTCCCCAAATTTGACCATATACCCCGTGACGGACTTCCTAGTATCAAGACAGGATCCCCAATCAGCATCACAATATGCTTGCAAAGAATCATAAGATTGTGCAGCCAAAAAAATGCCTGAGCCTGGATTCTGTTTGATGTATCTTACAACTCTAACAACAACATCCATATGAGACCTCTTTGGTGCATTCATAAACTGACTTAAGCTTTGAACAACATAAGACAAATCAGGTCTAGTGATGGTTAAGTAAATCAACCTCTCAACAAGTCTTTGATATGCACTAATATCTGATAGTAGTGAATCAGATGAAGAACCTGCATGTTCATAAAAAACTATAGTAGTTAATTTGACATTCATTTCAACAGGTGTGACAATAGGTTTAGACCCACCTAAACCCAAGTCTGAAATTATCTCCAATATATACTTCCTCTGGTGCATAAGAATATCTTTAGTGTTTCTGGCAAATTCTATCCCTAGAAAAATCTCAAAGTCCCAAGgtcttttattttgaagttgTCCTTCAgatattttttagtttcattAATCAACTTCAAGTTACTACCGGTTaccaacaaatcatcaacataaatcaaGACAATCACAACGCCTTCATTTGACCTTTTAATCAACAAAGAGTAATCCATATGAATTTGCTGAAAACCAGCAGCTAATAGGGCCTGAGTTAATTTCACATTCCATTGTCTCGAAGCTTGCTTAATTCCATATAATGACTTAAGCAACTTACATACAGGTTGAACCCAGGGAAACCTGGAGGCTATTGCATATACACTTCCTCCACTAAGTCACCTTGCAAGAAGGCATTATAGACATCCATTTGTTGAACATACCACCCCTTAGTAGCAACAAGGGTTAGCACTGTCCTCACAGTGGCCATTTTAACAACTCGAGAAAAAGTCTCCTGCCACTAATCTAGCTTTGAATCTTTCAACTTCACCAGGTGCTTTGTACTTGATTTTAATACCCACTTGCAACCTATAGCCTTCTTACCAATAGGCAGAGATACTACTCCCAAGTCTTATTATCTTCCAAAGCTTGTATTTCTTCCTCCATAGCTGCCACCCATTTCTTGTCCTTGACAACTTGGTGATAAAAATGAGGCTCAATGTTAACTGAAAGATTAGCAATGCAACATTGATATGAAGGCGACAAGCAACTATAGCCAATACTATCTCCAAGAGACAAACAGTGAGACTTTGATCCAGACTTGACTGAGGTCACAAAATCCTTTTGCCAAAGTGGAGGTCTGGAAGTTCTAGTGGACTGTCTTTTTCCTATAGTGGAACTCATAGTTAGTTCCTGAACAACTGAAGATGGACTCATATTTGGCTCCTCAAGAATATGATCAACAGAGTGTCTAGTGGTACTATCAGTATGATCATTCATGCAAACATGATCATCAGCCTTGACATTCAAAACTGGAACTAAAACTTGAATTGCATCATCTGGTACAATTGCCTTCATATCTGCATTAGCATGAATCTGAAAGGGAAATATGAATTCCGTAAAAACAACATCCCTGCtaataaaaaaactttattttcaagATCATAAAGTTTGTATCCCTTTTGTGTAGTGCCATAACCCATAAAAACTGATCTAATAGCTCCAGGTCCAAACTTTTCTATCCTCAACAGTCTGGTGGCATGACATAAACAACCTATTATTCTCATGTAAGATAGATCTGGTGGTTTGCTAAACATCATCTCAAAAGGAGACTTATTATCCAACACAATGGATGAAATTCTATTAATAATATGAACTGCAGCTAAAACACACTCCCCCAAAACTTG harbors:
- the LOC101252068 gene encoding probable serine/threonine-protein kinase PIX13 — encoded protein: MGNCFGSENLDPNPSNKSNSSTRPSTPDTSKNYSGGVGFSTSSSTGRSRFSAAASEDSCSNGEILPTPNLKTYSFSDLKAATRNFKSDTVLGVGGFGTVFKGWVDEKTLTPTKVGTGMVVAIKKLNSESMQGFEEWQAEVNFLGRLSHPNLVKLLGYCWEDKELLLVYEFMPKGSLENHLFRRSTAIEPLSWELRLKIAIGAARGLAFLHSSEKQIIYRDFKASNILLDGSYHAKLSDFGLAKVGPSAGNSHVTTRIMGTYGYAAPEYIATGHLYVKSDVYGFGVVLLELLTGLRALDTKRPGGQHNLVDWMKPMLSNKRKLKSIMDARMEGQYSSKAAILTAQLTIKCLEGEPKKRPSMKEVVEVLEQVELIKEKSKPSKSKSESSSHRYKQSPRSYPSPRGASNHGSGAGSGR